The genomic window AGAAAATTAAGATAGTAAATAAACCGCCAAATCCTCCGCCAATACCCCAAAGCGGAAGCAGGAAAGGAAAACCAAAACCACCACCCCCAGGATAATACCCGCCACCGCCTCCAGGCGCGTAGGTGCGTGGGTTATAAGTACGGCTAGAAGGCATTCTAAAAGAACCACCACCAATTCTGCCACCACTACGGGCAGCTAATGCACCATCAGCATGGCTTAATGCTAAAACTAATACTAAGCCTAGGGCAAAGACAGTCTTTAACAGTGGTTTGATAGCTTGTTGTAGTTTTTTAGACATAATCACAGTTGCTTGAAAAACGCTATTGCTTAATTATTTTTTCTCTACTCAGAGCCTTGAGGTGTATATCAGATACCAACTCATCATCAGCAGTGAGTGTTTGATTGGTAGTACGGCTACATATCCAATCTACCGCGTCTTATCTGATGTAATCAGCAAACCGCAGAGGGATTTCTGTAGTGCATAACCGTACCTCAGAATTTATTCCTTTTGAAGGAACTTTGGGTTTAATTAATGATTAGTATGTCTTGGTACATGATTAGGGCATACCGAAAGTGAATTCTGCTCTTTGCTACGCAACGTTATCGCGAAGGAGAGAAAATCACCTCTGGCTTAGATACCACAAGGAATCTATTGTAACAAAGTGTAGGGGTTTAAGATGATAATTATAATTTTCTCAATCAAGATATGATTTCTAGGATTGTTATCTAATTTTTCTTTTCAAAATACCAAGATGCTTTGTAAATTTTAGTAATTATTTATCGTAAATTCAAGGGTTTAAGACCCCTACGTCTACACGTAGTATCAGTTGATTTGGGGTTTAAATCCCCGACTCCAACTGTCTTTAATTTTGAATTTTGAATTTTGAATTGTTAAGGCAATTGTTCCCAGAAAACAGTCAAAATTATCACAATAAAAAGCAACTTATATAATTAACAAACACTTCACAGAAATAACAATAAATTTTCTATATTTCATATTCTAAAATATAGTTGTAACCTTTGTCAGTTCCTTATTTTCTGCTCCTAGTACAGCATAGCGTAAATAAAGTAATATAAACCACCAACTAAACCTACCGATATCTCAGTCACAGCCAGTTTGATGAAGGATTGTAAAAATTTTTGACAAAATTGTGTAAATACTTAGATTTTCGGGTTTACCTGTTGGCTAAAACAAAAAAAGAAGAGAAAATTTAGATACTAGCGTCAGTAGATCCTTCAGTACAATCATTCACACACATGGAGGTAGTAAAAAAAGTTAAAAAAAAGAATGCTTATTTTATAAACTGTTCGACTATTTCCGATGGTGACTTTAGTTAAGCTGCGTTGTAGCAGTATGAACAACCACAGCCATTTCACCGATGAATTTAAATTTTTGCTGCCGCGTAGTGGTACTAGCTCCAGGCTATTCTAAATTTTTCAATTACTTCGCCTTAGTTGCAGTTTGAATACTTTCAACTTATTTGCAGTAAATCAATCAAAATCAACATGGAACACGTCTCGCAACTGGCAACCAAAATCAAAGAAAAAACTGCATCCCCGGATATTTTAGTCATATCGCGTCTTTTTTTGCCCAAGGAAGCGGTGATTGGAGAATATCTCTACAATCGCTGTCTGCAAGATCCGGAGCAGGTAATTGTTTTGACTGCTAGTTGTGCAGGTGATCAAGTATTTGACCAAGCGCAACAGTTTCCTGTGTATCGCTGGCCTAATCCGAGATATTGGTTGGGTGGTTTTCTCGGCACTTATTTGCAACCTTGCTTTAATTTAATTTGGTCATTTATATTAGCAATCAAACTCTATTTTCGCTATCACTACCGCTACATTGAATGGGGTCATAGCTATGAGTTTCCAGCGTTGTTGCTGTTGAGCTATATTTTACCTGTGCGCTTTTTTATTTACTTGCACGGTCAGGATGTGGTACGTGTTTTACGTAATCCCTTATGGCGATCGCTATTTAAACTTACTCTCAAACGAGCTGAAGGCATTGTGTGCAATAGTTCCGCCACACGAGATTATCTCAGAAACACCCTCCGCGTGCAAACACCCACCCATGTAATTCATCCTGTAGTCAGACCAGAAAAATTTGGCTTGGGGAATAACTCCAGAAATCTAGAGGAATTACGTTCACAGGTGCGTCAAACTTACAACATTCCCCCCACAGCAGTAGTCATTCTTTCAGTAGGAAGCTTAGTAAAACAAAAAAGCTTCGACTGTGTAATTGAGAACCTACCACTACTTTTAACAATTGGTGTAGATGTTCATTATATAATCTGCGGTCAAGGTGCTTGTGAATTAGAACTGAAATCTCTAGCGCAAAGATTGCGGGTAGATAAGCGGGTACACTTTGCTGGATATGTACCCCATCAAGAACTAGCAGGCTATTATGCAGCCTGTGACATCTTCGCCATGCTGACATTATCCAAGACACCAATTAGTGCATTAGCAGGTTTGGGAATTGTCTATCTAGAAGCGAGTTATTTTGGTAAACCTGTAATTGCTTCCCGTCACGCTGCTTTAATTGACGTAGTACATCACGACGAAAACGGTCTGTTGGTTAATCCTAAATCAGGTTACGAAGTATTTCAAGCGTTCAAGCAATTGTGCCAAGACCAACAACTACGCGATAAACTTGGCCGCCAAGGTAAAGAATTAGCCAAGCGCAGAACTCTACACCGTTCGTTATATATGGCGAATGGGGAGTAGTCTTCCCTGTTTACTGTTCATTAGACCTCTTGCAAAAGTCCGAAAATCAGATGTGTCATTCTCAATGAAATGTATAATCTTCGAGATGTTTCGCTTCGCTCAACATGACAGATTCAGCATTTAGGCAAGAGGTCTATTGTTACATCAATACCAATTATTTTTTGTAGTGGCGCGTCAAGCCTTAAATGTTGCAATATATTTTGGATAAAATTGAGAGAAATCAATGTTTTCTACTTTTTTTTTATGCACTATTTGAGCCTTGACACGCCAGTAGGGTGCGTTGTCGCATAGCGCAACGCACCATCCCAGATTTTCGGTGTGTTAGGACTATTAATTCAAGGGTTCAACGATGGTTTTTAAGCCATTGTTGCTGAGTATTTTCAGCATTTCATCGGCGTTATTGCGATCGCTAAACACACCGGCTTGCATAACTCTGCGACTTTGCCAAATGGTGGGGAAAGCTCCAGGTGCAAGAAATCTGACTAATTCCTGTTCTCTGTCGGTTAACGCCTCTACTACCACCCGATAACGCACACCTGGGGATGTAGAAGATGAATAATTTCCTGCATAACTAGTTGTATAAGTTTGCGGTGCTGATACTTTTGGCATATTCCGCGTATTACCTAGAGGAATATCGCCATTAGGAACGGGTAACAGGTCATTATTTCTCATAGCATTAAATTCTACAACACCAGTACCCTGTACAGGAGTAACTTTTAATGCGGGATTTGATTGTTGTTGTCTAACTTCTGGTTGAGATGGCGAGAGGTTCACCGGCCATAACTGTTCTTGATTCGTAACAGTTTGTGTTGATGTATCTGTTTGAGGGGCAACAAATTCGATGGTGTTGCGATCAATCTGCACATAATTAAACTGCGCGGCCTGCGCTGGTACAGCTGGTAATGGAGTCGTTTTTCTCGTGGCTGCTACTGGCGTTTTACGTGTGCTGTTTCTAGTGGAGACTCTGCTGGGAATGGGTGCAGGGATTTGTTGATTGTATCTGGGTAAAGTCAGGGGTGTATTAGCTGAGGTTAGAGGTGATAACTGACTTTGACTTTGAGTTTGATTTTGCGCTGTCGGCTCATCAGATACACCAGGAGCAGCAAAGATAATTTCGCCGTTAGCCGCTACTGGCTCAGTATTAACTGGGGTAGCAGCTTGAGCCTGAAAAGTTACTTGACCAGCGATGCGTTGATTATTAATA from Nostoc sp. UHCC 0870 includes these protein-coding regions:
- a CDS encoding glycosyltransferase family 4 protein — translated: MEHVSQLATKIKEKTASPDILVISRLFLPKEAVIGEYLYNRCLQDPEQVIVLTASCAGDQVFDQAQQFPVYRWPNPRYWLGGFLGTYLQPCFNLIWSFILAIKLYFRYHYRYIEWGHSYEFPALLLLSYILPVRFFIYLHGQDVVRVLRNPLWRSLFKLTLKRAEGIVCNSSATRDYLRNTLRVQTPTHVIHPVVRPEKFGLGNNSRNLEELRSQVRQTYNIPPTAVVILSVGSLVKQKSFDCVIENLPLLLTIGVDVHYIICGQGACELELKSLAQRLRVDKRVHFAGYVPHQELAGYYAACDIFAMLTLSKTPISALAGLGIVYLEASYFGKPVIASRHAALIDVVHHDENGLLVNPKSGYEVFQAFKQLCQDQQLRDKLGRQGKELAKRRTLHRSLYMANGE